The Mucilaginibacter yixingensis genome window below encodes:
- a CDS encoding sigma-54 dependent transcriptional regulator, with amino-acid sequence MKKILIVDDEVNVALLLSKFLTRNNFDVTTAANGANATEHLKNTAFDLVLCDFRLEDTDGREMLTHIKNNYPKTGVIIITGYSDIKMAVELIKMGAYDYITKPLYPDEILNTITKAIETQHALLEEEPVAVTSKATKDSGKKQVLSSEFVVGTSKASKELLRQIELVGPTNYSVIIMGESGTGKESVAKSIHLNSPRHDQPFIAMDCGSLTKELAQSEFFGHEKGSFTGALYTKIGHFEMANGGTLFLDEVGNLSYDIQAALLRTVQERKVKRIGSTKEIDLDVRIIVATNENLQDSIGKGRFREDLFHRFNEFGIYMPALRERGNDIMLLADHFLKMANQELGREVKGFSKEVEDCLLNYRWPGNIRELKNVIRRATLLTEGEEVQLKALPLEISNYNRMPVVESKVYETATAATEAAPAAKENRHDLKNAALEAEYDTILKVLREVNFNKTKAAEILQIDRKTLYNKMKAINLK; translated from the coding sequence ATGAAGAAAATTCTCATCGTTGACGATGAAGTAAATGTAGCGCTGTTATTATCTAAATTCTTAACACGCAATAATTTCGATGTAACTACAGCTGCTAATGGCGCCAACGCTACAGAGCATCTTAAAAACACAGCATTTGACCTGGTGCTGTGTGATTTTCGCCTGGAAGATACAGACGGCCGGGAGATGCTGACCCATATCAAGAACAACTATCCCAAAACCGGTGTAATTATTATTACCGGTTATTCAGATATTAAAATGGCGGTAGAACTCATTAAGATGGGGGCTTATGATTACATCACCAAGCCGCTTTACCCAGATGAGATTCTGAACACCATTACCAAGGCCATAGAGACCCAGCACGCGTTGCTGGAGGAAGAGCCTGTCGCAGTAACTTCAAAAGCAACTAAAGATAGTGGCAAGAAGCAAGTGCTGTCATCAGAATTTGTGGTGGGTACCAGTAAGGCATCTAAAGAATTGCTGCGCCAGATTGAGCTGGTTGGGCCAACCAACTACAGCGTAATTATTATGGGCGAAAGCGGTACGGGTAAAGAGTCTGTAGCTAAAAGCATCCACCTGAACAGTCCGCGCCATGATCAGCCGTTTATTGCAATGGATTGTGGCTCGCTCACAAAAGAACTGGCCCAAAGCGAGTTTTTTGGTCACGAGAAAGGTTCATTTACCGGCGCACTATACACCAAAATTGGCCATTTTGAGATGGCTAACGGTGGTACCCTGTTTTTGGACGAGGTAGGTAACCTGTCTTATGATATCCAGGCCGCCCTGTTACGTACCGTACAGGAGCGTAAGGTAAAACGCATAGGCAGTACCAAAGAAATTGATCTGGACGTGCGCATTATTGTGGCCACAAACGAAAACCTGCAGGATTCTATCGGCAAAGGCCGCTTCCGCGAAGACTTGTTTCACCGCTTTAACGAGTTTGGTATTTACATGCCGGCCTTGCGCGAGCGTGGTAATGATATTATGCTGCTGGCAGACCATTTCTTGAAAATGGCCAACCAGGAACTGGGCCGCGAAGTAAAAGGTTTCTCTAAAGAAGTGGAGGATTGCCTGCTCAATTACCGCTGGCCGGGTAACATCCGCGAGTTGAAAAACGTGATCCGTCGTGCTACGCTGTTAACCGAAGGCGAGGAAGTGCAACTGAAAGCGCTGCCACTGGAGATATCTAACTACAACCGCATGCCGGTTGTAGAGTCTAAAGTTTATGAAACCGCAACAGCGGCAACCGAGGCTGCTCCCGCCGCCAAAGAAAACCGTCACGATTTGAAAAATGCCGCGCTCGAAGCCGAGTACGATACCATTTTGAAAGTGCTGCGCGAAGTGAACTTCAACAAGACCAAAGCCGCCGAAATTTTACAGATTGACCGTAAAACACTATATAATAAAATGAAGGCCATCAACCTGAAATAG